Genomic segment of Colletotrichum destructivum chromosome 5, complete sequence:
GCCCCTCAAAGAGATCCCTCCTCTCGTAGCCGAGGGCCAGCCGGGACTCGAGCATCCGGGATATGCTGTCCCGCAGAGTCGACAGCGCCACCATGCCGCCCAGTTTGAacaggccctcgacgacgagcccaaGGCCGACGTACTTGAGCCCGACCATGGGCGCGTTATACCGGGCCATCTTGAAGATGAAGGCGATCCACGGGTGGTAGGCAGCGTTGGCGAGGCATCCGAACGACTGGCCAAAGATgaggtcgccggcgatgtcgaACGACGCCCAGTTATACCACGCCTCGATGTTGACAACcgcctcgccttcgccgccgcccttaCCTTTGCTCTCACCCTTCCCGTCGCTGTTTACATCCCCACCCGTGCCACCCCCCCGGCGGCACGCCTCGTGGAACCGGGCCACGAGCTTGTCGATGTaccgcagcagcagggccTCCTGCTCGCGCATCGACGCGTCCGAGAAGCCGCGCGCCAGGCCCCGGCGGTACCTCTGgtgctcgtcgccctcggcgttgAGAATGTTGGCGGGCACGGCGCGCACCGTCCGGGCGAACCActcggccttgggcatgTCGGAGAGCCTGCCGTCCGGGCCGGCGGGGGTGTTGTTGCCGTAGATGTCCCTCCACGCCCGCGGGTCGACGAAAGAGAGGTGGTCCGGCCCGATGCGCACGACGGGGCCGTACTCGTCGTGCAGCTCCCGGGTGCGGAAGGCCTGGATGCCGCGCGAGTGCTGCAGGGCCCAGGGGATGCTGGAGGCGCGCTGGAGGACGGGGCCGGGGAACCGACGGAGCGGGTGGAGGAAGATGTTGTAGACGGCCTTCGTCAAGTGCCATACGACGACCTTTGCTCTTGTCGTCAGCCGCCGTTGCGGTGGTGTATAACAAGTCCCAAGGGGATAGGGAGGGCtatggaagggggggaggggggggagggacatCGAATCTGTCTTGGTATTGTTGGACGATCAGGGTCTCACACTCACCGTTGCGGCAACTGCCGCGAAGGCCTTCCAGGGATTTGATGTTAGCATCGTAGCCATGTCTGCTAGATTCGACGCCATGGCTGAGTCTTTGCGAGGCTGTAAGAAACAAAGCTCCAAGTCaagaggtcgtcggcgtgtGTAAGTCACGGTCGAAGACTTGGGCCCTGTGATGAGGCGGGAAACTGGGAACGCTGACCTTGTGAAGCTGAAGCGTATTTTTGTCCTCAAGACGTCTCCTTGAGGTTGGTCATTGTCTCTTGTCGGACTCTCGGGCATCGCGAcatccgtcgtcgtccgtgACCCGATGCCTGAGTCACGGACGAACTTCatcctttctctctctcacccaCAGCGGACGGAGAAGGTGAAGTTCGGACCAGTGACGATCTCTCCTAGCCTAGCCCACTATCGCGGCAACTACTATCTGTACAGGAACACTACAGCTTGAAAGTTtaccagggggggggggggggggtggtaGTCCGCTCCGTCGTTGGGTCCAGGGGCGGAGGTGgggtgtgagtgtgagtgtgtaATCCATAACGACATGGGGTTTGCCTAGTAAAGATCTCCCACCTGAGTCGCGCAGAACTCAAAACCATCGTATGTATGATGTACTGCAGCCTGCTGACGCGAATTCTATTCTATGGTCCACGGCTCTGCGAGACAACTCCACAACGTGACATGAACCGCCTGCGGGGCCGCGGACTTTGGGCGCGGATGTTTTGTATCAAGTTACCCCGTACCTCCTGAACTATAAGCTATGGATCTCAAGTAAGACGAGAGTCTCTCTTTGGGCCGGACCCCCTGACCTGGCCTGACCAGCAAGGGTTGAGAGGACTAGATTTGTAAGAGTCGCCTTGAGAAGGATGACACCATTCGGGGCAATGGATCTGTTGAACCGAGGACTTTCTCCACGCTGTATGCAATTTTAGGTGAATTTATCGTCTGAAAAGGTCAAGCGTTCAGCTGTGTGAGAAAAGGTCGCCGCGGCGAACCGTAGCACAAGTCCGTCTCGCTGTCACAATCCATGCTGGCTGGGGGTACTGTGACAAAGTGACGAGGGGAAGACCACATAGTAAAAATACATCTATCTACTGGGCGGCTCCTCAACCTGCTGGCGGAGTTTGCTTGTGTGCCGTGGGCTCCGACTTGTTGGTTTTCTCTCTGATAATTGTCTATGACTCGGAGTGTCAGTGGCCACTCATAGCATTGTGATTTGCTTCAAGTGTGTATCTCGTGTAGTGACATACTCACTCAAGGGGCCTAGTTACTATTACCAGTTTAACCTGATtcctctcactctcaccctctctttctcactcGCTCCGTACCTTTCCATCCGTCATTCATCACACTTAAGCCACTTGCACTCGCAACCAAGATGCCATCCTTCAGCTTGACCCTCGGCTCCTTGACCGTCTACGCCGCgctggccttcttcctctggTACACGACCTCGGCAGTCTACGCGTGGTGGCGCCTGCGCCGCGTGCCCGGCCCGTtcctggcctccttctcctaCCTCTGGGTGGCCTGGCACATCGTCCGGGgcaccgtcgacgtcggccacAAGAGCCTGCAGAAGTACGGCCCGCTCGCGCGCACGGGTCCCGGCTACGTCGTCACGCACGACCCGGAGGTCATACGCAGGATCATGGCGGCCCGGGGCAGCTACGGCAAACACGCGTGGTGGGGGGGCGCCAGGTCGCACCCGACGGAGGACTCGATCCTCAGCACCGTCGACATGGCGCGGCacgacgagatcaaggccCAGACGGCCAACGGGTACAACGGGCGCGACGGCACCGACGTCCACGGCCGCGTCGACCGGCAGGTCGagcgcctcgtcggcctcgtgcGGCGGCGCTTCGTCTCGGCTGCCGGCGcccgccgcgtcgtcgacctgaCGGACCTGATGCGCTTCTTCACCCTCGACGTCACGACGGACCTGTCGTACGGCCGGCCCTTTGGGTTCCTGGACAAGGGAAAGGACCTGTTCGACTTCAACCGCACCATGGACGCCTACGTCTCGGCCATGACGCTGGGGCTCGACGTGCCCTTTTTCCGGAACCTGATGCGCTCGCCGCTCATGGCCTTCCTCTTGCCAAAAGACACGGACAACTCGGGTGCCGGCAAGATCATGGGGTGAGTTTGGACTCGAGACGAGGTTGATTCCACTtcgggggggatggggagacCCCAAGCGTACGTAACCAAGTTCAAGACAACCGCTAATGACCTGTTGGGGGGGTTGTGTAGGATCGCGCAGGACATCGTTCGTGACCGGTTCGAGAACGATAAGCGGGACGAGAAAGACATGCTGgtgagtcgagtcgagttGAGTTGTAGATATATGACGGCTGGCTAGGCGTCGATCATCGTCAAACCCCCTCATACCACCGAAGCTGAGGTAGAAAGGCACGCTAACGAGTCCATCTCACCCCGATACACAGGGCTCCTTCATGCGCCACGGTCTCACGCAGACGCAATGCGAAGCCGAGACGTTTGTGCAGATCGCCGCCGGGAGCGACACGACGGGTAGTCtgctgtcgacgacgatgctgtACATCATCACGACACCGCGCGTCTATCAGCGCCTCAAGGAGGAGATCagggccgccgtcgctgcaGATTCGGTGTCGTACCCCATCGCCCTGGAacaggccaagaagctcccCTACTTGCAGGTAAAATGCCTTCTTTTTTTGTCTTGTTTGTTTCTGCCCGAACGACGTTGCAAAACACAGTCGACCCGGAAAACTGACACAACAGCCATCAGGCCGTCATATCGGAGGGGTTCCGGATgcggccgccggtgccgtACGGCGCCTTCatggcggtgccgccgcggggGGACACCATCCACGGCGTCTACCTccccggcggcaccggcgtcggGTTCAACATCGTGGCCATGATGCGCTGCGCCGAGAcgttcggcgtcgacgtcgacgtcttccgGCCCGAGCGGTTCCTCGAGtgtgacgacgacgcgcgGCGCGGCATGCTCCGGCAGGTCGACATGGCCTTTGGGACGGGGCGACTGCTGTGCGCCGGCAAGCAGGTCGCGCTGCTCGAGCTGAACAAGGTGTTTTTTGAGGTGAGGGACCGATTTCCAATATGACCCCCGGCCCAGACCATGGATGAGATATGTTAACGTCTGGCGGTCCCTACAGTTGATGCGGGCTTTTGACTTCCAGCTGGTCGATCCGCGGAAGGGCTGGAGGGAACGGGCTCTTGTTGTCAGCACGCAGAACGACATGTGGGTTACAATTACGGAGGATTTGTTGAGATAGGTCGTGGAGTGTGTTAGTGTCTCGTTGAGTCTACAGCGATATGACATGGACCGGCTCCCTTGCTTTGTTTTACACACAATAGCTTTACAGAGATGGGTTGAATGATACATCCCCCATGACAAAAACAACATGTATTTTGTCTCCTGCTTTAGCCTTGCCATGTACTACCTTTGTCGTACTAGCCTGTCTGGGCCAGCATCCCCGCCTTCGTCAGTCGGACCTGGTTCCACGAGTGTTGCAGACTAAGTTATGATAGCATTTTTCGCTCAAGCACAAATGTCCCTAGAACATCTTTTGTTTCGTAAAACTGGCTATAGATGCTGTATCCCCTATAATCTGATTTACTGCGTCCTTCGCCCGCAACAGTACTCTATCAAGTCATACAGATCTGAGTGCCATGTGTTTCATTGACTCAAGCACAAACGTAAATGCATTCCTTTACACGAATCGCAAAAGAAATGATGAGACTGGCTCTAGCGGTTCATTCAATTAAATGTAGTCGACGTCTCAAAACGTGGCTCTATGATATGCCTTCAGTTGTTGGCTCAGAGACCCCCCAGCGCGGCCAAACGGGCAACTCTGTCCGCGGCAGCATATCTCCCCGGGTCCTCGCGTGCCTTTCTGCCCACCGTCGCGGCCTTGGCCCTTATATCGAgaccgtcctcgccgccgccgacaacctTCAGCAGCGGCTCCAAGAGCCCGTCGACGGTCCACTCCGGCGCCGTGCCACGCGTCGCGTAGACGCCCACGCCGCTGCTCTCGGCCACCTGGGCGAGGTTGTACAAGTCCAGCCACATGGGCACGACGACCTGCGGCACACCGGCCCTAGAGAATGATTGTCAGAGATCTGGAAGTGTTACAGGGGGTTATTGCTGCACTTACGACAGAGCTTCGTGGAAGgagttggcgccgccgtggtgCATAAAACACACCACGTCGCCCGTCTCCAGCAAAGCTGTCGGGTCCGCGTTGATCCACCCGGTGACCACGACACGCCCCCGGTCAATAAGAGGCCCAAGGTGCTCCCGGACGACGTCCCCGAATTTGTCCATCTCCCCGAGCTTCCAGAGGACCTGCACGGGCGTCTGCTCCAGGAGGAGCCGGATGGCGCGGGACATGACGTCGACGCGGGCCTGGGTGTACCTGAACAGGCTGCCCATGTTGATGTAGACGGTGGGCGCGTTCCGCAGCCACCGGGCGAGCTCAGGGCTCTGCTCGACCAGGGGCCGGACGCTCAGGGTGATGGGCCCCACACGGACGGCACCGGCCGGCACCGGGTCGACGGGAATAGCGGCCTCGGACAGGCCCGGCGTGATCCACATTACGCCGGGGTCTGTCATGGGGCCGAAGCTGCCATGGATGCCGCGCTCCTCGAGGCACTGGGGAGACGCCGTGCCGGCGGACCGGGTGGCGAAGGTCACCATGGcggagagggcggcgacgatgttgCTGGGGACATGTTTCCACGCCAGAGGGAACGGGAAGTCGGTACCTAAGCTGCACGAGACGAGTCAGATCTCGTGTGGTATCTTGGTAGAAaccttggggggggggggggggggggggggaacagAAGACAAAAACCCCTGTCACATTCACTTTTGAAAGCACAAAAATGGGAGACTGGACCTACGTCGGATATTTCcagatggcgtcgacgctCGGCTGGATGAAGCCCAGAACGTTGGCGAGGGGCATGGGCGAGATGTACACGCGACGCCTCTGTTTGTGCCTGGCCACGTCGATGGCCGGCCGCAGCGCAAAgtcgagcacgacgacggccgggtcgaccttgtcgacgaggtcggaGATGCGGCGGTAGAGGCTGGCGTACTCGTCGCAGGACCACGGGCTCATGGTCGGCTTCAGCGTCCCGAAGGCGGCCCTGGCCCCTGCGGCGCCGGGCCGGTGCATCACCAGCTCGCCGAAAGACCGGTTCGTGCCCAGCAGCCGAGGGATGTCGGCATTCACGTCAGCGAGCCCGTCGAGCGCGTGGAAGACGGGGTCCGGGGCGGGCGGGCCGGCGCtgcggacgaggccggcgataCGCTCGAGGGAGCCGCCCACGTACGGGGCGGACGCGACGTGGATCCGGACCCCGGGGTGCCGTTCCATGAGGCCCTGGATGGTGGCCAGCTGGACGTTGTGCTGGCCTCGGTTGGCGCTGGCGAGGAACAGGACCGTGTCGGGTGTGCCGGGGACATGGTCGTAGTCTGACTTCtgcggcgaggaggaagatgtgAGCTTGTAAAGGAGCGCTGCGACGAGCAGTGgcacgacgaggaggaacgAGAGAGAGTagaaggaggggaagaagccccGAGTCCGTTTGGTTGAGTCTCTCGCCATATCGAACGACTGTGAAGATGCAGACAATAGAACAGACAAGACGACGGAGACACCGGAGTAGGCTGTTGTAGGCCAGCCAGGAGCTATCGTATCGGCTGACGATCCAAAGACACCATCCAATCGACGACTAACAAGGCGTCGCCAGCATTCACTGAGAGACATGAAGTCTTCAtcacccctcccctgcccGGACAGACCGTTCCTTAACACCGAGCGATTACAAATGATGAGGAGCCGAGTCAGCTAATTCCCATGTCAACGTACCCGTACATTCGGACGGCGTTCGCAAGGTCATGTCCGTAAAGGTATcgccaggctgctgctgctgctgctgcggatGATGACCAATCTTTCGACCGGCGGACATGAAGAGTGTTCCAGGCGGCGCAAGCGGAGTGACGCGGGGTTTGAGTCAGTCTGTGTCAACGGTTGCCCAGACCAGGCgggatgatgaagacggaCGGTCACGTAGAGGGGCGGACAAGGAGCCACAGCCAACATACCGACTCATGGCTCCGCGgcccggggagggggatcTATGTGGAACCGGCAGATCTATGTGGGCTTTGGCCATGTATTATGCCCTGCCCT
This window contains:
- a CDS encoding Putative cytochrome P450 — translated: MASNLADMATMLTSNPWKAFAAVAATVVVWHLTKAVYNIFLHPLRRFPGPVLQRASSIPWALQHSRGIQAFRTRELHDEYGPVVRIGPDHLSFVDPRAWRDIYGNNTPAGPDGRLSDMPKAEWFARTVRAVPANILNAEGDEHQRYRRGLARGFSDASMREQEALLLRYIDKLVARFHEACRRGGGTGGDVNSDGKGESKGKGGGEGEAVVNIEAWYNWASFDIAGDLIFGQSFGCLANAAYHPWIAFIFKMARYNAPMVGLKYVGLGLVVEGLFKLGGMVALSTLRDSISRMLESRLALGYERRDLFEGLVSKQKEWNLSFEQLAGNAAVLVLAGSETTSTTLSGATYLLLKHPDALRKVTQEVRSSFKDGSEVNINSVGKLSYMSAVISETLRMYPAVLSGSVRVVPPQGGRIASHQVSPGTMVEVQQWAANHVRENWHDPFVFRPERFLDENKGRDKVDALQAFSVGPRNCIGRNLAHVELRLILARILLDFDLEFAEPPQEDWIGKQKAYGIWGRIPLEVRLKPAAA
- a CDS encoding Putative cytochrome P450 — protein: MPSFSLTLGSLTVYAALAFFLWYTTSAVYAWWRLRRVPGPFLASFSYLWVAWHIVRGTVDVGHKSLQKYGPLARTGPGYVVTHDPEVIRRIMAARGSYGKHAWWGGARSHPTEDSILSTVDMARHDEIKAQTANGYNGRDGTDVHGRVDRQVERLVGLVRRRFVSAAGARRVVDLTDLMRFFTLDVTTDLSYGRPFGFLDKGKDLFDFNRTMDAYVSAMTLGLDVPFFRNLMRSPLMAFLLPKDTDNSGAGKIMGIAQDIVRDRFENDKRDEKDMLGSFMRHGLTQTQCEAETFVQIAAGSDTTGSLLSTTMLYIITTPRVYQRLKEEIRAAVAADSVSYPIALEQAKKLPYLQAVISEGFRMRPPVPYGAFMAVPPRGDTIHGVYLPGGTGVGFNIVAMMRCAETFGVDVDVFRPERFLECDDDARRGMLRQVDMAFGTGRLLCAGKQVALLELNKVFFELMRAFDFQLVDPRKGWRERALVVSTQNDMWVTITEDLLR
- a CDS encoding Putative UDP-glucuronosyl/UDP-glucosyltransferase, which encodes MARDSTKRTRGFFPSFYSLSFLLVVPLLVAALLYKLTSSSSPQKSDYDHVPGTPDTVLFLASANRGQHNVQLATIQGLMERHPGVRIHVASAPYVGGSLERIAGLVRSAGPPAPDPVFHALDGLADVNADIPRLLGTNRSFGELVMHRPGAAGARAAFGTLKPTMSPWSCDEYASLYRRISDLVDKVDPAVVVLDFALRPAIDVARHKQRRRVYISPMPLANVLGFIQPSVDAIWKYPTLGTDFPFPLAWKHVPSNIVAALSAMVTFATRSAGTASPQCLEERGIHGSFGPMTDPGVMWITPGLSEAAIPVDPVPAGAVRVGPITLSVRPLVEQSPELARWLRNAPTVYINMGSLFRYTQARVDVMSRAIRLLLEQTPVQVLWKLGEMDKFGDVVREHLGPLIDRGRVVVTGWINADPTALLETGDVVCFMHHGGANSFHEALSAGVPQVVVPMWLDLYNLAQVAESSGVGVYATRGTAPEWTVDGLLEPLLKVVGGGEDGLDIRAKAATVGRKAREDPGRYAAADRVARLAALGGL